In Burkholderiales bacterium, a single genomic region encodes these proteins:
- a CDS encoding DUF1800 domain-containing protein: MTLRQDAGFESAPAPLTALRVMGWAAGVALWLALAFVAGATTMGATEPAAAAKRPSGTTTWSRLKPSTPTPPRASMGPLAVPSRGARAKAASTVDVYRMFNRSTGVHFYTASATERAFVLATWPQFADEGAVWRALGAADAGSVPVWRFFNRDTGAHFYTTSDAERARILATWPQFADEGVAFHAYPGDAFDRVPVHRFYNNRTRTHFYTADETERDFVAQSYPWFAYEGIAYFALAPERGAEAAARRDAFRLVDQATFGATPAEVDRALAMGAAAWVDDQLARPATGYPKSTYYYESLDESANCSFSAARDTPIYRCAIDHLTLFKLRSQFFTNALAGPDQLRQRVAFALSQILVVSGMKDPDMETAYVQARWHQMLADYAFGNFEGLLYAATLSPAMGHYLDMVNNAKADPEAGTEPNENYARELLQLFSIGTIELKRDGTLLMDALGQPILTYGQPEVKALARALTGWAYAPYPGTPPKHDEEQRYYGAPMVAKPNDHDSGTKRLLFGIGLPAGQSPDADVRGAIRNIFLHPNVGPFIGRQLIRHLVTGSPSPAYVDRVAAVFDDDGAGMRGNLKAVVRAILLDPEARAAPDGNPRYGRFREPVLYVTAFLRAMGAASDGIELDEVTRAMGQNLYYAPSVFNYFPAEYRIPGTDVVAPTMGIHNTNTVLARSNFAYWMLWEGGIDRDDEIANSIGTKIDIAPFVALAGDPRKLADALDLRFFGGAMPAAMKGTIYDALVRIDDVRERARTGLFLVVTSFQYQVAR; encoded by the coding sequence TTGACCCTGCGCCAGGATGCCGGGTTCGAATCGGCCCCCGCGCCGCTGACCGCGTTGCGCGTGATGGGCTGGGCCGCGGGTGTCGCGCTGTGGCTCGCGCTCGCCTTCGTCGCCGGGGCGACGACGATGGGCGCGACCGAGCCGGCGGCCGCCGCGAAGCGTCCTTCCGGTACGACGACCTGGTCGCGGCTCAAGCCTTCCACGCCCACGCCGCCGCGCGCCTCGATGGGCCCGCTCGCCGTGCCATCGCGCGGGGCGCGCGCCAAGGCGGCATCCACGGTCGATGTGTACCGGATGTTCAACCGGTCGACCGGCGTGCACTTCTACACCGCGAGCGCCACGGAACGCGCGTTCGTGCTCGCGACCTGGCCGCAGTTCGCCGACGAGGGCGCGGTGTGGCGCGCGCTGGGTGCCGCCGACGCGGGGTCGGTGCCGGTCTGGCGTTTCTTCAACCGGGACACCGGCGCGCATTTCTACACGACGAGCGATGCCGAGCGGGCGCGCATCCTCGCCACCTGGCCGCAGTTCGCCGACGAGGGCGTCGCGTTCCACGCCTATCCGGGCGATGCCTTCGATCGGGTGCCGGTGCACCGTTTCTACAACAACCGGACCCGCACCCACTTCTACACGGCCGACGAGACCGAGCGCGACTTCGTCGCGCAGAGCTACCCGTGGTTCGCGTACGAGGGTATCGCCTACTTCGCGCTCGCCCCCGAGCGCGGAGCAGAAGCCGCGGCGCGGCGCGACGCGTTCCGGCTGGTCGATCAGGCGACCTTCGGCGCGACGCCCGCGGAAGTCGATCGCGCGCTGGCGATGGGCGCCGCCGCGTGGGTCGACGACCAGCTCGCGCGACCGGCGACCGGATATCCGAAATCGACCTACTACTACGAATCGCTGGACGAGAGCGCCAACTGCTCGTTCTCGGCGGCACGCGACACGCCGATCTACCGCTGCGCGATCGACCATCTGACGCTGTTCAAGCTGCGCTCGCAGTTCTTCACCAACGCGCTCGCCGGACCCGATCAGCTCCGGCAACGCGTCGCCTTCGCGCTGTCGCAGATCCTCGTCGTGTCCGGCATGAAGGATCCGGACATGGAGACCGCCTACGTGCAGGCGCGCTGGCACCAGATGCTGGCCGACTACGCGTTCGGCAACTTCGAGGGATTGCTCTACGCGGCGACGCTGTCGCCGGCGATGGGGCACTACCTCGACATGGTGAACAACGCCAAGGCCGATCCGGAGGCCGGAACCGAGCCCAACGAGAACTACGCGCGCGAACTCCTGCAGCTCTTCTCGATCGGGACGATCGAGTTGAAGCGCGACGGCACGCTGCTCATGGACGCGCTGGGGCAGCCGATCCTGACCTACGGGCAGCCGGAGGTGAAGGCGCTCGCCCGCGCGCTGACCGGCTGGGCCTACGCGCCCTATCCGGGCACGCCGCCCAAGCACGACGAGGAGCAGCGCTACTACGGCGCGCCGATGGTGGCGAAGCCCAACGACCACGACTCCGGCACGAAGCGCCTGCTCTTCGGCATCGGCTTGCCTGCGGGGCAGTCGCCGGACGCCGACGTGCGCGGCGCGATCCGCAACATCTTCCTGCACCCGAACGTCGGGCCGTTCATCGGCCGCCAGTTGATCCGCCATCTCGTCACCGGTTCGCCATCGCCCGCGTACGTCGACCGGGTGGCGGCGGTGTTCGACGACGATGGCGCGGGCATGCGCGGCAACCTGAAGGCCGTGGTGCGCGCGATCCTGCTCGACCCGGAGGCGCGCGCCGCGCCCGACGGCAACCCGCGCTACGGGCGCTTCCGCGAACCGGTGCTCTACGTGACCGCGTTCCTGCGCGCGATGGGGGCTGCGAGCGACGGGATCGAACTCGACGAGGTGACCCGGGCGATGGGCCAGAACCTCTACTACGCCCCATCGGTGTTCAACTACTTCCCGGCGGAGTACCGGATTCCGGGAACCGACGTGGTCGCGCCGACGATGGGCATCCACAACACCAACACGGTGCTCGCGCGGAGCAACTTCGCCTACTGGATGCTGTGGGAGGGCGGCATCGACCGCGACGACGAGATCGCGAACTCGATCGGGACGAAGATCGACATCGCGCCCTTCGTCGCGCTCGCGGGCGACCCGCGCAAGCTCGCCGACGCGCTCGACCTGCGGTTCTTCGGCGGCGCGATGCCCGCCGCGATGAAGGGCACGATCTACGACGCGCTCGTCCGCATCGACGACGTACGCGAGCGGGCGCGCACCGGTCTGTTCCTCGTCGTCACGTCGTTCCAGTACCAGGTCGCGCGGTAG